From Acidobacteriota bacterium, a single genomic window includes:
- a CDS encoding transposase: MEELQPSKDWPHAPLHRLGSDGVFMLTGTTIYKQHLFKTPAALDLLESSLLTLAKEKGWQLEAWAVFSNHYHFVARSAAGAQNLKNLVDHLHSETARELNKLVNKPGRVVWFNYWDTKLTFEKSYLARLNYVHQNPVKHGLVPIANQYRWGSAAWFERTATPAMVRTIYSFKTDAVKVLDDF; encoded by the coding sequence ATGGAAGAGCTACAACCCAGCAAAGATTGGCCGCATGCGCCGTTGCACCGGTTGGGGTCAGACGGAGTGTTTATGCTTACAGGGACGACGATTTACAAACAGCATTTATTCAAAACGCCGGCAGCGTTGGATTTGCTGGAAAGCTCACTGCTGACCCTAGCCAAAGAAAAAGGCTGGCAATTGGAGGCTTGGGCGGTCTTCAGCAACCATTATCACTTTGTCGCCCGCAGCGCAGCCGGCGCGCAGAACTTGAAAAACCTGGTAGACCATTTGCACTCTGAAACGGCGCGCGAATTAAACAAGCTGGTCAACAAACCGGGCCGTGTCGTCTGGTTCAACTATTGGGATACGAAACTGACGTTCGAGAAATCGTATCTGGCGCGCTTGAATTATGTGCATCAGAACCCGGTCAAACACGGCTTGGTTCCCATCGCCAATCAATACCGTTGGGGTTCCGCTGCCTGGTTCGAGCGCACGGCGACACCAGCCATGGTGCGGACGATTTACAGTTTCAAAACAGATGCCGTAAAAGTGCTAGATGACTTTTAA
- a CDS encoding DUF2029 domain-containing protein, with translation MVNAVLVKNEGRINSLLNAERVRGWSGVVLVVYLALLLVSFATAVRNEGQTIFGTTLGADFPAFYVAGKIVNQQGAAQLYNRDLQGVLYHKLFPHEEPEALLPYLNAPFFALPFPLLARLPYAWAYLCWSLITLGLYLAGFTLLWRELEGLPVTAYRTALILALSFMPFLVECVAGGQTSAFGFFAVALAIVLERRGHWFWSGVALALLLYKPTLLVLLGPMILLTRRWRTLAGMAAGVAGLLALSALTLSLDVTLGWFRTLLGFAQLSTSGTSGEASGLRIWKYVDVNAFARAFWGGNALLRWLTVGVAVAAFLPMLVRAWWPRGDRSSENREADWALAIAWTPVLNLYLGVYDVTLIVVSAVLLAAWQWRQGGLRVEAKVLFLLLYVTPWLAQPVAKATGLQLLTVVLAAFGLYVLRWRQAEQEGRATVQLEFEPV, from the coding sequence ATGGTGAACGCGGTGTTAGTGAAGAATGAGGGACGGATCAACAGTCTGTTGAATGCCGAACGTGTGCGCGGCTGGTCCGGTGTCGTGTTGGTGGTGTATCTGGCGCTGCTGCTGGTTTCGTTTGCGACGGCGGTGCGGAATGAGGGGCAGACGATTTTTGGCACGACGTTGGGCGCTGATTTTCCAGCGTTTTATGTGGCAGGCAAGATCGTCAACCAACAAGGCGCGGCGCAGCTTTACAACCGCGACCTACAGGGCGTGCTCTATCACAAACTGTTTCCCCACGAAGAGCCTGAGGCGTTGTTGCCTTATCTGAACGCCCCTTTCTTTGCGTTGCCGTTTCCATTGCTGGCGCGTTTGCCTTATGCCTGGGCGTATCTGTGCTGGTCACTCATTACGCTGGGATTGTATCTGGCGGGCTTCACCCTGTTGTGGCGCGAGTTGGAAGGCTTGCCAGTCACGGCGTATCGCACCGCGCTGATCCTGGCTTTGTCATTTATGCCCTTCCTGGTCGAATGCGTGGCGGGCGGGCAGACCTCGGCATTTGGTTTTTTTGCCGTGGCGCTGGCTATCGTGCTGGAACGGCGCGGGCATTGGTTTTGGAGCGGTGTGGCGTTGGCGCTGTTGCTTTACAAGCCCACGTTGCTGGTGTTGCTTGGCCCCATGATCTTGTTGACGAGGCGCTGGCGCACGCTGGCCGGCATGGCAGCGGGCGTCGCGGGATTGCTGGCGCTTTCGGCGCTGACCTTGAGTCTGGACGTGACGCTCGGCTGGTTCAGAACGCTGCTGGGCTTTGCGCAACTTTCGACCAGCGGCACGTCGGGCGAGGCTTCGGGGTTGCGGATTTGGAAATATGTTGACGTGAACGCCTTCGCGCGCGCCTTCTGGGGTGGCAATGCACTGCTGCGCTGGTTGACGGTGGGTGTGGCGGTCGCAGCGTTCTTGCCCATGTTGGTGCGGGCTTGGTGGCCGCGTGGCGACCGCAGCAGCGAAAACAGGGAAGCCGATTGGGCGTTGGCGATTGCCTGGACGCCAGTGCTGAATTTGTATCTGGGCGTCTATGACGTGACCTTGATCGTGGTCAGCGCGGTGTTGCTGGCGGCTTGGCAATGGCGGCAAGGCGGTTTGCGCGTGGAAGCGAAAGTTTTGTTCCTGCTGCTTTACGTGACGCCGTGGTTGGCGCAGCCGGTGGCGAAAGCGACGGGGTTGCAATTGTTGACCGTCGTGCTGGCCGCGTTTGGGCTGTATGTATTGCGTTGGCGGCAGGCGGAGCAGGAAGGCAGGGCAACCGTGCAATTGGAGTTTGAGCCGGTTTGA
- a CDS encoding carbohydrate-binding protein, translating into MGWAGRWLQRCRHQQQRWPIPSQRRRGHRDERWRHNVGWTNNGEWLKYTLNVTTTGTYTLSTRLASAQNGATFHVEIDGVNKTGTVAVPNTGGWTVFTTISTPNITLSKGQHVMKVVFDIGGGNFNWFDWALTTAGGTTTPTSAINNLVYAVSATNNRLGVPAGQSGALEYDAAGNQTRDTFTQSGVARFSYDAENRLKTVMNDTQNFTYATYTYDGDGKRVKRLANSVETWQAYGIGGELLAEYAASGAASSPQKEYGYRNGQLLVTAAGSTVTWLMPDQLGSTRLELAASGAWNAVTRHDYLPCGEELGANVGVRGNAGSGYAVSAIRQRFGAYERDTETGLDFAQARYCASVQGRFTGVDPLMASASAIRPQSWNRYSYSYNNPLRFSDPTGMLAGDFYNQNGKKIGTDGIDDGKAYIVTNDKTAKQIEKTKGNTPVSSVSSSDYIEAPDAAVRDAIGTAVQRGNSKTTDDTQGGFHEEGGQWGLDASGNQAVVPAKAGSVSNPQKDSTATIKTGDPANSADAGRIVNLQGTFHIHPKGEVVIGPGPGVIGGTTTTYNFNQPPSSVDIGNATTNNIVVGARDKTVYFYNNSGQRGTFPLNQFLKLGKK; encoded by the coding sequence TTGGGGTGGGCAGGGCGTTGGTTACAGCGATGCCGACACCAGCAACAACGGTGGCCAATACCGTCCCAGCGAAGGCGTGGACATCGAGACGAACGATGGCGGCACAACGTCGGTTGGACGAACAACGGTGAATGGCTGAAATACACGCTCAACGTCACGACGACCGGCACCTATACGCTGTCAACGCGGCTGGCTTCGGCGCAAAACGGCGCGACCTTCCACGTCGAGATAGACGGCGTCAACAAGACCGGCACCGTGGCCGTGCCCAACACGGGCGGCTGGACGGTCTTCACCACCATCAGCACACCCAATATCACGTTGAGCAAAGGCCAGCACGTGATGAAAGTGGTGTTTGACATCGGCGGCGGCAATTTCAACTGGTTTGATTGGGCGCTGACCACAGCGGGCGGCACGACGACGCCAACCAGTGCGATCAACAATCTGGTTTATGCGGTGTCGGCGACCAACAACCGGCTTGGTGTGCCTGCCGGGCAGAGCGGCGCGCTCGAATATGACGCGGCGGGCAATCAGACGCGCGACACTTTCACGCAAAGCGGCGTCGCGCGTTTCAGCTATGACGCCGAGAATCGCTTGAAGACGGTAATGAACGACACGCAGAACTTTACCTATGCCACGTACACTTACGACGGCGATGGCAAGCGCGTAAAACGGCTGGCGAATAGCGTCGAAACGTGGCAAGCGTATGGCATCGGCGGCGAGTTGCTGGCGGAGTATGCGGCGAGCGGCGCGGCAAGCAGTCCGCAGAAGGAGTACGGCTATCGCAACGGGCAATTGCTGGTGACGGCGGCAGGCAGCACCGTGACGTGGTTGATGCCGGATCAGTTGGGTTCGACGCGGCTGGAGCTTGCGGCCAGTGGGGCGTGGAATGCGGTGACGCGGCACGATTACTTGCCGTGTGGAGAAGAGTTGGGGGCGAATGTGGGGGTGCGGGGGAATGCGGGGAGCGGGTATGCGGTGAGTGCGATCCGGCAACGGTTTGGGGCGTATGAGCGAGACACGGAAACGGGTTTAGATTTTGCACAAGCGCGGTATTGCGCCAGCGTACAAGGACGGTTCACGGGCGTTGATCCGCTAATGGCTTCTGCATCTGCCATCAGGCCACAAAGTTGGAACAGATATTCTTACTCTTACAACAACCCGCTTCGTTTTTCTGACCCTACCGGAATGCTTGCTGGTGACTTCTACAACCAAAATGGTAAAAAGATCGGAACAGACGGTATTGATGATGGAAAGGCCTACATTGTCACCAACGATAAAACAGCAAAGCAGATTGAGAAAACCAAAGGCAATACTCCAGTCAGTTCGGTAAGCTCTTCAGATTACATTGAAGCCCCAGATGCTGCCGTTAGAGACGCAATCGGCACTGCGGTTCAGCGAGGCAACAGTAAAACCACTGACGACACACAGGGCGGATTTCATGAAGAAGGTGGCCAATGGGGACTTGATGCAAGTGGCAATCAGGCAGTTGTGCCCGCAAAAGCTGGCTCGGTGTCCAATCCTCAAAAAGATTCTACCGCTACTATCAAAACTGGTGATCCCGCAAATTCGGCAGATGCTGGGCGAATCGTTAACCTTCAAGGAACATTTCATATCCATCCCAAAGGCGAAGTTGTTATTGGGCCGGGACCGGGTGTCATTGGTGGCACAACAACAACTTACAACTTTAATCAGCCCCCATCTTCAGTAGACATTGGCAATGCAACTACAAATAACATTGTCGTTGGGGCCAGAGATAAGACGGTCTACTTTTACAACAACTCCGGTCAAAGAGGGACTTTTCCGCTAAATCAATTTTTGAAATTGGGGAAAAAATGA
- a CDS encoding glyoxalase/bleomycin resistance/extradiol dioxygenase family protein, whose protein sequence is MQLSSYILFDGNCKQAMDFYRSVFGGELTLTTVGESPMKAVFPASLHARVLNARLKSPLVDISASDWLRPAQTPVKGNTLCLYLSGGTPSDTTILFRKLSEGADVTDPLSDQPYGLYGALNDKFGIRWMFHAEKK, encoded by the coding sequence ATGCAGCTATCGTCTTACATACTGTTCGATGGCAATTGCAAGCAGGCCATGGATTTCTATCGCTCCGTCTTTGGCGGTGAGTTGACGCTTACGACAGTTGGTGAATCACCGATGAAGGCTGTTTTTCCTGCTTCCCTGCACGCCAGAGTGCTCAATGCCAGGCTCAAGAGTCCGCTGGTTGATATTTCGGCATCTGATTGGCTTCGTCCTGCTCAAACTCCGGTAAAGGGGAACACCCTCTGTCTTTACCTTAGCGGAGGAACACCAAGCGATACCACTATCCTCTTTCGCAAGCTCTCAGAGGGCGCTGACGTAACTGACCCTCTCAGCGATCAACCTTACGGGCTTTACGGAGCGCTGAATGACAAATTCGGCATACGCTGGATGTTCCATGCGGAAAAGAAATGA
- a CDS encoding Gfo/Idh/MocA family oxidoreductase, with the protein MTKKWRVAILGLGHWYSAYNLVRALREYDKAELVAVAWHNATQLAEFSTTFGVRGYADYETLLAREELDLVHLAAPVAELPALTIMAARAGKHLVLGKPMAMTLAQADEMVAAVAQAGVKCVAFQGLKRLQSAKLKARIEAGEIGDILVMHQTARWSIAEDWYRSGQPGWFVDPAQVPGGAFIDEGIYWMDFLRWLAGSEIVQVEAKMANLVHRALAVEDWGMATFTFANGIVATLEAAWTINAPHATGPSPKRNAVLRTEIIGTRGEIIEDSLRSPSRAVLAAGAANWVYERESAEILSAPAPFPLDHLIECVERDLPSPASIEEARASLRVALAAYEAAREGRSVRLSD; encoded by the coding sequence ATGACGAAAAAATGGCGCGTCGCCATTCTAGGGCTGGGGCATTGGTATTCGGCTTACAACTTGGTGCGGGCGTTGCGCGAATACGACAAAGCAGAACTGGTCGCGGTCGCGTGGCACAACGCTACGCAATTGGCGGAATTCAGCACGACGTTTGGCGTGCGCGGTTACGCCGATTACGAAACGTTGCTTGCGCGCGAAGAGCTTGACCTGGTGCATCTCGCCGCGCCCGTCGCCGAGTTGCCTGCGTTGACCATCATGGCAGCGCGCGCAGGCAAGCACCTTGTGCTGGGCAAGCCGATGGCCATGACGCTGGCGCAGGCCGATGAAATGGTCGCTGCCGTTGCGCAAGCGGGCGTCAAGTGCGTTGCCTTTCAAGGCCTCAAGCGGCTGCAATCAGCCAAACTGAAAGCGCGCATTGAAGCTGGCGAAATCGGCGACATCCTTGTGATGCACCAAACCGCGCGCTGGTCTATCGCCGAAGACTGGTACCGCTCCGGTCAGCCCGGCTGGTTCGTTGACCCGGCGCAAGTGCCGGGCGGCGCGTTTATTGACGAAGGCATTTATTGGATGGACTTCCTGCGCTGGCTGGCCGGCAGCGAAATCGTGCAAGTTGAAGCGAAGATGGCGAACCTCGTTCATCGCGCGTTGGCGGTCGAAGACTGGGGCATGGCGACGTTCACCTTTGCGAATGGCATCGTGGCTACGCTCGAAGCCGCGTGGACGATCAACGCACCACACGCGACTGGGCCTTCGCCCAAACGGAACGCAGTGTTGCGCACCGAAATCATCGGCACACGCGGCGAAATTATCGAAGACAGCTTGCGCTCGCCGAGCCGGGCCGTGCTTGCTGCAGGCGCGGCCAATTGGGTTTACGAACGCGAGTCGGCTGAAATCTTAAGCGCGCCCGCGCCTTTTCCGCTGGATCATTTGATCGAATGCGTCGAACGCGATTTGCCGTCACCGGCTTCGATTGAAGAAGCGCGGGCGTCCTTGCGCGTGGCGTTGGCTGCGTATGAGGCGGCGCGTGAGGGGCGATCTGTGCGGCTTTCGGACTGA
- a CDS encoding SRPBCC family protein, with amino-acid sequence MTRKNTTEIKAEPGKQEFFIIREFEAPREMVFNAFTDPALLAQWLLPKELNMVIDVLDCRTGGSYHHTHTHANGMQFGFNGVYHEVTAPERIVKTSEFEGLPERGHVVLEFASFEGLPGDRTKVTIQTICRSVAARDGMVKAGMQPALTVAHSQLDDLLAKG; translated from the coding sequence ATGACCAGGAAAAATACGACAGAAATCAAAGCGGAACCAGGTAAGCAAGAGTTCTTCATCATCCGCGAGTTCGAGGCGCCACGGGAAATGGTGTTCAACGCTTTCACTGATCCGGCGTTGCTCGCGCAATGGCTCTTACCCAAAGAGCTGAACATGGTGATTGACGTGCTGGATTGCCGGACGGGCGGTTCATATCACCACACGCATACGCACGCCAACGGTATGCAATTTGGTTTCAACGGCGTCTATCACGAAGTCACCGCCCCGGAACGCATCGTCAAGACTTCGGAATTTGAAGGCCTGCCCGAACGCGGTCACGTCGTTTTGGAATTCGCTTCGTTTGAAGGATTGCCGGGTGATCGAACCAAAGTCACGATTCAAACTATTTGCCGCTCAGTGGCGGCGCGAGATGGCATGGTCAAGGCGGGCATGCAACCAGCGCTCACCGTCGCGCACAGTCAGTTAGACGATCTCTTAGCCAAAGGGTAA
- the hutU gene encoding urocanate hydratase, whose protein sequence is MNQRNPIRAARGTQLSCKGWVQEAALRMLMNNLDPEVAERPDDLVVYGGTGKAARNWPAFNALVRSLQALENDETLLVQSGKPVGIFRTHEDAPRVLIANSNLVGQWSNWDEFHRLDKLGLMMYGQMTAGSWIYIGSQGIVQGTFETFAAVGVKHFGGSLNGKLVVSGGIGGMGGAQPLAATMNGACFLGIDVDPTRIEKRIATGYCDALSYNLDDALRLLNEARQQGRALSVGLVGNCADVLPEMVRRNIVPDVLTDQTSAHDALNGYVPNGMTLDEALMLRRDNPSEYVKHSMAAMAAHVQAMLELKRLGAVTFDYGNNIRAQAVKQGVTDAFEIPGFVPEYIRPLFCEGRGPFRWVALSGNPADIRRTDDLALEIFPDDPILERWMKLARERIHFQGLPARVCWLGYGDRATFGEALNDLVRKGELEAPIVIGRDHLDSGSVASPYRETEGMLDSSDAVADWPILNALVNTAAGASWVSVHNGGGVGIGYSLHAGMVVVADGTDDAAKRLRRVLTTDPGMGIIRHVDAGYEKAIEEAQEHGLKIPMR, encoded by the coding sequence ATGAATCAACGAAATCCGATTCGCGCCGCGCGCGGCACACAACTGAGTTGCAAAGGCTGGGTGCAGGAAGCTGCGCTCAGAATGCTGATGAACAACCTCGACCCCGAAGTCGCCGAGCGCCCCGATGACCTGGTCGTTTATGGCGGTACCGGCAAGGCCGCGCGCAACTGGCCCGCGTTTAACGCCCTCGTCCGTTCGCTGCAAGCGCTGGAAAACGACGAGACGCTGCTGGTGCAATCGGGCAAGCCGGTCGGCATCTTCCGCACGCACGAAGACGCGCCGCGCGTGCTGATCGCCAATTCCAATCTGGTCGGTCAGTGGTCGAACTGGGACGAGTTTCATCGTCTGGATAAACTCGGCCTGATGATGTACGGCCAGATGACCGCCGGTTCGTGGATTTACATCGGCTCGCAAGGCATCGTGCAAGGCACGTTTGAAACCTTCGCCGCAGTCGGCGTCAAACATTTCGGCGGTTCGCTGAACGGCAAGCTCGTCGTCTCAGGCGGCATCGGCGGGATGGGTGGCGCGCAACCGCTGGCCGCAACGATGAACGGCGCGTGCTTCCTGGGCATTGACGTTGACCCCACGCGCATCGAGAAACGCATCGCCACCGGCTATTGCGACGCGCTCAGTTACAACCTCGACGATGCGTTGCGGCTATTGAATGAAGCCCGGCAACAAGGCCGCGCCCTTTCAGTCGGCCTCGTCGGCAATTGCGCCGACGTGCTGCCAGAGATGGTCAGGCGCAACATCGTGCCCGACGTGCTGACCGATCAGACCAGCGCGCACGATGCGTTGAATGGCTATGTGCCGAATGGGATGACACTGGATGAAGCGTTGATGTTGCGGCGCGACAATCCAAGCGAATATGTCAAGCATTCAATGGCCGCGATGGCCGCGCACGTTCAGGCGATGCTCGAATTGAAACGGCTGGGCGCAGTGACTTTCGATTACGGCAACAACATCCGCGCGCAGGCGGTGAAACAGGGCGTAACGGATGCGTTTGAGATTCCCGGCTTCGTGCCCGAATACATCCGCCCGCTCTTTTGTGAAGGGCGCGGGCCGTTCCGCTGGGTCGCGCTCTCAGGCAACCCCGCCGACATTCGCCGCACCGACGATCTGGCGCTGGAAATCTTCCCCGACGATCCAATCTTGGAACGCTGGATGAAGCTGGCGCGCGAACGCATCCATTTTCAAGGTTTGCCCGCGCGCGTTTGCTGGCTCGGTTACGGCGACCGCGCGACGTTTGGCGAAGCCTTGAACGACCTCGTGCGCAAGGGCGAACTCGAAGCCCCCATCGTGATTGGCCGCGATCATTTGGATTCCGGCTCGGTGGCTTCGCCCTACCGCGAGACGGAAGGAATGTTGGACAGTTCGGACGCCGTCGCCGACTGGCCGATTTTGAATGCGCTGGTGAACACGGCGGCGGGCGCTTCGTGGGTCTCGGTGCACAACGGCGGTGGCGTGGGCATCGGCTACTCGCTGCACGCAGGGATGGTCGTCGTGGCGGATGGCACAGACGATGCGGCAAAGCGCTTGCGGCGTGTGCTGACGACCGATCCGGGCATGGGCATCATTCGGCACGTAGACGCGGGCTATGAGAAGGCGATTGAAGAAGCGCAGGAGCATGGGCTGAAGATTCCGATGCGCTAG
- the hutH gene encoding histidine ammonia-lyase yields the protein MLELDGNSLTLAQTAAVADGAAATLAARARHRVEQARQFVEAIIARGEVAYGINTGFGALSEVTIPAAELQQLQLNLVRSHACGVGEPLDERAVRAMLLHRANVLAKGYSGCRPIVIETLLAMLNAGVHPVIPSRGSVGASGDLAPLAHLALVTIGEGEAFYQGERRPGGVALQRAGIAPLVLEAKEGLALLNGTQAMTAVGGLALYDALRLAEAADVIGALTLEALRGTPVAFDERIHAVRPHSGQAASATRLRELLADSEIRESHRDKAVDPRVQDAYALRCMPQVHGAVRDALAHVRGIVEIEINSATDNPLVFVETGEVLSGGNFHGEPVALAYDYAAIAIADLATISERRVERLVNPQLSGLPAFLSPHPGTNSGLMIAQVTAASLIAENNVLAHPASVFTLPTSANKEDHVSMGMTAALKFAQIVRHVEIILAIELLCAAQGLEFLQPLKPGPQLQEVYARVREHVPALTVDMQLSGYIESLTHLVKELK from the coding sequence ATGCTTGAACTCGACGGCAACTCGCTCACCCTGGCCCAAACCGCAGCGGTCGCCGACGGCGCAGCGGCTACGCTCGCCGCCCGCGCCCGCCACCGCGTTGAACAGGCGCGCCAGTTTGTCGAAGCCATCATCGCGCGCGGCGAAGTCGCTTACGGTATTAACACCGGCTTCGGCGCGCTTTCCGAAGTCACCATCCCCGCCGCTGAATTGCAGCAATTGCAGCTCAACCTCGTGCGCTCGCATGCCTGCGGCGTGGGCGAACCGCTCGACGAACGCGCCGTGCGCGCCATGCTCTTGCACCGCGCCAACGTGCTCGCCAAAGGTTATTCGGGTTGCCGTCCCATCGTGATCGAAACGCTGCTGGCAATGCTGAACGCGGGCGTGCATCCGGTGATTCCCTCGCGCGGTTCGGTCGGCGCTTCGGGCGATCTGGCGCCGCTCGCGCATCTGGCGCTGGTCACGATTGGCGAGGGCGAAGCCTTTTATCAGGGCGAACGGCGGCCCGGCGGCGTAGCCTTGCAACGCGCGGGCATCGCGCCGCTCGTGCTGGAGGCGAAAGAAGGCCTGGCGCTGCTCAATGGCACACAGGCAATGACGGCGGTGGGCGGCTTGGCGCTTTACGACGCCTTGCGTTTGGCCGAAGCCGCCGATGTGATCGGCGCGCTGACGCTCGAAGCTTTGCGCGGGACACCAGTGGCCTTTGACGAACGGATTCACGCCGTGCGCCCGCATAGCGGCCAGGCCGCCAGCGCCACGCGCTTGCGCGAATTGCTCGCCGACAGCGAAATCCGCGAATCCCATCGTGACAAGGCCGTAGACCCGCGCGTGCAAGATGCTTATGCCTTGCGTTGCATGCCGCAAGTGCACGGCGCGGTGCGTGACGCGCTCGCCCACGTGCGCGGCATCGTCGAGATCGAAATCAACAGCGCCACCGACAACCCGCTGGTCTTTGTTGAAACGGGCGAAGTCCTCAGCGGCGGCAACTTTCACGGCGAACCAGTTGCGCTAGCTTACGATTACGCGGCCATCGCCATCGCCGACCTGGCGACGATTTCTGAACGGCGCGTCGAACGGCTGGTCAATCCGCAGCTTTCCGGCTTGCCCGCGTTTCTCTCGCCGCACCCCGGCACCAACTCCGGCCTGATGATCGCGCAAGTCACGGCGGCTTCATTGATCGCCGAAAACAATGTACTGGCGCATCCGGCGTCGGTCTTCACGCTGCCGACCTCGGCGAATAAGGAAGACCATGTTTCGATGGGCATGACGGCGGCGCTAAAGTTTGCGCAGATCGTCCGCCACGTTGAGATTATTCTGGCAATAGAGCTATTGTGCGCGGCACAGGGGCTGGAATTTTTGCAACCACTCAAGCCAGGGCCACAACTGCAAGAAGTTTATGCGCGCGTGCGTGAGCACGTGCCCGCACTGACGGTTGACATGCAGTTGTCAGGCTATATCGAATCACTCACGCATTTGGTCAAAGAGTTGAAATAA
- a CDS encoding winged helix-turn-helix transcriptional regulator: MRRDVFQAIADPTRREIISLIAQQALTLNGVADSFHTSRQAISKHIRILTECGLVEMRQQGRERYCFVQPAALDEVQDWLAGFRKIWENRFDKLDTLLSDMKAAKQKKAK; the protein is encoded by the coding sequence ATGAGAAGAGATGTGTTCCAGGCGATTGCAGACCCGACCCGGCGGGAAATCATTAGTTTGATTGCTCAGCAGGCGTTGACGCTGAATGGCGTGGCGGACAGCTTTCATACGAGCCGACAAGCCATCTCCAAGCACATCAGAATTCTCACCGAGTGCGGCTTGGTCGAGATGCGGCAACAGGGGCGAGAACGATATTGTTTTGTTCAGCCCGCAGCGCTGGATGAAGTGCAGGACTGGTTAGCGGGCTTCCGTAAAATATGGGAGAACCGATTCGACAAGCTGGACACGTTATTGAGCGACATGAAAGCAGCCAAGCAGAAGAAAGCGAAATGA